The genome window AGTTCGGCAGCGCCGACAACATCGCCCACCTGAAGGACACGCTGGACGACGGGCACCCCGAGGAGGCCTCCCGGGCGCTGAGTGGCAGTGCCACGCTGGTGTCCAGCCCCAAGTACGGCAGCGATGACGAGTGTTCCAGTGCCACCTCGGGCTCTGCCGGTGGCAGCAACTCAGGGGCGGGGCCTGGCGGCTTGGGGAGCCCCAAGTCCAACACGCTGGACAGCCACCACAACAACTTCGACACCATCCTGGAGGAGCTGCGCGAGATCAAGGACAGCCAGTCCCACCTGGAGGACTCCATGGAGGACCTGAAGGCCCAGCTGCAGCGGGATTACACCTACATGACCCAGTGCTTGCAGGAGGAGCGCTACAGGTAGGGACGGGCGGGTGGCAGGGGAGATGTCACCTGGGGTGGCTCTTTGGGGACCACAAGCAGCCCtcctgggcttgtccagccaaGAGACACGGGGTGCTGCAGCCCTCCTCACTGCCAGACCTCCACGGAGGATCTTGAGGTGTTTTCCCACAACCAGGTGAGGGTGGGAGGGGCTGGGTggtgcccccagtgccggggGGGGTCTTGGGGACAcgtcccagcccagctgccctgcGCAGGTACGAGcgcctggaggagcagctgaacgACCTGACGGAGCTGCACCAGAACGAGATGACCAACCTGAAACAGGAGCTGGCCAGCATGGAGGAGAAGGTGGCCTACCAGTCCTACGAGAGGGCACGGGACATCCAGGTAGGGCTGTGGGAGGGCTCAGctcccctctgctccctccagccACGGGGTAAGGGAGAtgctctgggctgggagggagggtggGGCAGTGGGATCccttctcccagcccctccaggtgagGTTCTCCCTGTGGTGCTGTCACAGCAAGAGGCAGGTGACTAAACCGTGTCCCCAAAACCAGGGAATCCCAGAGTGGTGTGGGTTGGAGGGAGCGTTAAAAACCAcccatggcagggcagggacaccttccactgtcccagggtgctccagggagggggcagccacagcttctctgggaattccatcccagggCCTCCCccccctcacagggaggaattccttcccaagatccccCCCGTCCCTGCCCtccattcccctttgtcctgtcactcccaCGCCACGAGCGagtcccctgctctgctccggCCGAGTGACCACAGCACCGGGCTGTGACAACCCACATGTGGGCCAGCACAGTCCCCACATCCCCTTGGAGccaccccccagcccccaggcagaacaaaaccccccagcagCCAACCCCAGCACCACCGGGGAGGCACCGAACCCCTCGGGGGACAGCCCTGGAGccgctgccaccgctgtcccctGGCAGGAGGCCGTGGAGTCGTGCCTGACGCGGGTGACcaagctggagctgcagcagcagcagcagcaggtggtGCAGCTGGAGGGGGTGGAGAACGCCAACGCCCGGGCGCTGCTGGGCAAGTTCATCAACGTCATCCTGGCCCTCATGGCCGTGCTGCTCGTCTTCGTCTCCACCATCGCCAACTTCATCACGCCGCTCATGAAGACCCGCATGCGCATCCTCAGCACCGCCCTGCTcgtcctcttcctcttcttcctctggaAGCACTGGGACTCCATCAGCTACTTCCTGGAGCACGTCCTGCTCCCCAGCTGATCCGCCAGCCCGGGGGTTTTTGTTTCCCAACGAGgagagggacacggggatgaGGGTCCAAAGCCTTCTCCACGCGCTCGGTTCGGCTGCTTTGCCGGCCCTCCACGGCAGTCACTTGGATCTGGGATCCCTCTGGGACGGTTGGGaagggtgggatggggagcaaGGAGGAGTTTTGGAAGGCACCGGTGATTTCTGGCTTTTTCtaaggggtttggggtggttttttaaAGGTCATCCTGAAGTCCCTGGGAAGGAGATCTTCTGCAGGGGTCTTCAGTTGGTGGGAAGGATTGAG of Anomalospiza imberbis isolate Cuckoo-Finch-1a 21T00152 chromosome 26, ASM3175350v1, whole genome shotgun sequence contains these proteins:
- the TMCC2 gene encoding transmembrane and coiled-coil domains protein 2 isoform X3, translated to MLPGSCTDCGDCGMVHVQLDKGDVTTLNLPPGAGHGDADGPVCLDVPDGTPDPHRTKAAIEHLHQKILKITEQIKIEQEARDDNVAEYLKLANNADKQQASRIKQVFEKKNQKSAQTIAQLHKKLEHYHKKLKEIEQNGPTRQPKDVFRDMHQGLKDVGANVRSSISGFSGGVVEGVKGGLSGLSQATHTAVVSKPREFASLIRNKFGSADNIAHLKDTLDDGHPEEASRALSGSATLVSSPKYGSDDECSSATSGSAGGSNSGAGPGGLGSPKSNTLDSHHNNFDTILEELREIKDSQSHLEDSMEDLKAQLQRDYTYMTQCLQEERYRYERLEEQLNDLTELHQNEMTNLKQELASMEEKVAYQSYERARDIQEAVESCLTRVTKLELQQQQQQVVQLEGVENANARALLGKFINVILALMAVLLVFVSTIANFITPLMKTRMRILSTALLVLFLFFLWKHWDSISYFLEHVLLPS
- the TMCC2 gene encoding transmembrane and coiled-coil domains protein 2 isoform X4 translates to MELDKGDVTTLNLPPGAGHGDADGPVCLDVPDGTPDPHRTKAAIEHLHQKILKITEQIKIEQEARDDNVAEYLKLANNADKQQASRIKQVFEKKNQKSAQTIAQLHKKLEHYHKKLKEIEQNGPTRQPKDVFRDMHQGLKDVGANVRSSISGFSGGVVEGVKGGLSGLSQATHTAVVSKPREFASLIRNKFGSADNIAHLKDTLDDGHPEEASRALSGSATLVSSPKYGSDDECSSATSGSAGGSNSGAGPGGLGSPKSNTLDSHHNNFDTILEELREIKDSQSHLEDSMEDLKAQLQRDYTYMTQCLQEERYRYERLEEQLNDLTELHQNEMTNLKQELASMEEKVAYQSYERARDIQEAVESCLTRVTKLELQQQQQQVVQLEGVENANARALLGKFINVILALMAVLLVFVSTIANFITPLMKTRMRILSTALLVLFLFFLWKHWDSISYFLEHVLLPS